In a single window of the Actinomycetota bacterium genome:
- a CDS encoding ribosome maturation factor RimM, which produces MAAQVPPGLLEVGRIGRAHGVRGELYLDLSTDRVERAEPGARLWAGEWLTITASRPVPGRFLVHVDGVDDRAGAERLVNRLAYAEPVLDDDVLWVHELIGARVVEVGGADRGRCVSVVANPAHELLELDSGALVPVTFVVSFDDGVVEIDPPPGLFDLAEGEPT; this is translated from the coding sequence GCCCAGGTCCCCCCGGGACTGCTCGAGGTGGGCCGCATCGGGCGGGCGCACGGTGTGCGCGGCGAGCTCTATCTCGACCTGTCCACCGATCGCGTCGAGCGCGCCGAACCCGGTGCGCGCCTGTGGGCGGGGGAGTGGCTGACGATCACCGCCTCGCGCCCCGTGCCGGGGCGCTTCCTCGTTCATGTCGACGGTGTCGACGACCGGGCCGGTGCCGAGCGCCTGGTGAACCGGTTGGCCTACGCCGAGCCCGTCCTCGACGACGACGTCTTGTGGGTCCACGAGCTGATCGGTGCCCGGGTGGTGGAGGTCGGCGGCGCCGACCGGGGCCGGTGCGTGAGCGTCGTCGCCAACCCTGCTCACGAACTGCTCGAGCTCGACTCCGGGGCGCTCGTGCCGGTCACCTTCGTCGTGTCGTTCGACGACGGGGTCGTCGAGATCGACCCCCCGCCAGGGCTGTTCGACCTGGCCGAGGGCGAGCCCACGTAG